DNA sequence from the Tissierella sp. MB52-C2 genome:
ATATTTACTGATATATAATAATATCATCTTAAAATATTTTTAAATAGGCAAATATCAGCAAAATAATATAATAATATTATCAAAAATAGGTGATAGAAATGAAAGAAAATATTATACATTCAACAAATCCATTGGAAAGCACATCATTTCCATTTTTAACTTTAGAGATTAAAAATGAAAACTGCTTCCCAAGTAACTTAGGTTTTAGAAAAATTCACTGGCATGAAGAATTACAGTTTATATATGTTTTAGAGGGAATAATAAAAATTAAAACAATAAATGAATCAATTGAATTGAAAAAGGGAGAGGCAATATTTATAAATAAAGGGGTTTTACATGAAACTACTGAAAAGTCAGATTGTCATTATAGGAGTTTTATATTTCATGAAAAGTTTTTAACCTTTTATTCAGGAAGCTTTATGGAGAAAAACAATGTTTTACCTATTACTAATAATTTTGCCATTCATTCTATAGTATTTAAACCCACAAAACAATGGAAAGTGGAAGTCTTAAAAATACTAGAAGAGTTAAATAAGTTAGAAAAGAATAAACTAAATGAAGAAAATTATGAGTATAAAGTTTCTATGAAATTAATAAATATTTGGTTTTTTATTATATCTAATATAGATATAGAAGAAGTGAAATCATCTACAACTAATAATGTTAAATATAATAGAGTTAGAAAATTTTTGTCTTATATAAGTTT
Encoded proteins:
- a CDS encoding AraC family transcriptional regulator; this translates as MKENIIHSTNPLESTSFPFLTLEIKNENCFPSNLGFRKIHWHEELQFIYVLEGIIKIKTINESIELKKGEAIFINKGVLHETTEKSDCHYRSFIFHEKFLTFYSGSFMEKNNVLPITNNFAIHSIVFKPTKQWKVEVLKILEELNKLEKNKLNEENYEYKVSMKLINIWFFIISNIDIEEVKSSTTNNVKYNRVRKFLSYISLNYENNISLKDIAESGNVSESECIRCFKSIIYTTPYKYLLEYRLNKSIDLLKNTDYSITEIGAMVGFNHSSHYIKYFKEHLNMTPLEFRNINKKSI